The proteins below come from a single Ochotona princeps isolate mOchPri1 chromosome 13, mOchPri1.hap1, whole genome shotgun sequence genomic window:
- the MMRN2 gene encoding multimerin-2 gives MNLILLFCLGGLLGWAQVLDTSVSEPWRLRPPGTRAEDLDPDPARRNWCPYQKSRLVTYVAACKTEKFLVHSQQPCPQGEPDCQTPKVMDRMAPKLVYQVKQKVLMSVDWRCCPGFGGPDCQYYGRASRSPYSKANIWYFPLQTPPQSQNLQGLAAVASLILRAGWAARSTEQQGQQQPPQGGFQNDMQPGLDDLTVTGMEANHTELGAGCSCEPGRLAGFPGRALEQVLLHHADTFLQQHLGSIWKNFNDSLHSLSQAVRNLSLDVAANRQAIQKVQEDVVARADVQELGAKFEVKVQENAQRVRQLQQAVEEHLYAQLQSLRHSLSEFQTDVDARLKWLHKAQESRGSHGGLEAAAKPEPDSLHARLGQLQRNLSELHAALGRREEELQGTLGDMSATLAQHSEEIKELYSESDETFDQISRVERQVEELQVNHTALRELRIILMEKSLIMEENKEELEQQLMELNVTLQQLQGGQADLLKYAKDCNCQRLYLDLDVIREDQKGTTRALEEAQLSLDEQRRLDSSSLQALSSAVDAVAQAMDARKAEGEQARADRARLRSQLQAVHGEVGALQAAAGPLRAEVQRLHSAFAALLQDALRHEAVLAALFGEDALERLTEDEANPLPLRYEHIRTGLQDAASGLQEQALAWHALAAQVATLEQLVKQRLEPPQDTLPEEAGAATLAQLQGLMTEVMSQVNSLQHCCEAPGAAPFNSSLQGLSSVLSATQHDLQQHRQLFHRLFDNFQELLDTNVSLDLSKLQALVSRKERKQQKGLDGSRKRDKKQVQPWADAGAPVPMPRGPGGLWGTGSPVAFYASSSQGATAPQMVAFDVTSINFGGGYLPQHGYFMAPEHGIYLLVVSVEFGPGPGTGLLVPGGSGRTPVSIAKQRDDGSAATTLALLELQKGERVWLELTQGSITPGTQGTTFGGFLLFRT, from the exons gaactggtgcccataccaGAAGTCCAGGTTGGTCACCTATGTGGCCGCTTGCAAAACAGAGAAGTTCCTGGTGCACTCCCAACAGCCATGTCCCCAGGGAGAGCCGGACTGCCAGACACCCAAAGTCAT GGATCGAATGGCCCCGAAGCTGGTGTACCAGGTTAAGCAGAAGGTGCTGATGTCGGTGGACTGGAGGTGCTGCCCAGGCTTCGGGGGCCCCGACTGCCAGTACTACGGTAGGGCTTCCCGCAGCCCTT ACTCCAAGGCCAACATCTGGTACTTCCCTCTGCAGACCCCACCGCAGTCTCAGAacctgcagggcctggcagctgTTGCCAGCCTGATCCTCAGAGCAGGCTGGGCAGCTCGGAGCACG gagcagcagggccagcagcagccccCGCAGGGAGGATTCCAGAACGacatgcagccagggctggatgacCTCACAGTCACTGGGATGGAGGCCAATCACACAGAGCTGG GAGCAGGATGCTCGTGTGAGCCTGGGCGCCTCGCAGGCTTTCCTGGCAGGGCCTTGGAGCAGGTGCTCCTGCACCACGCCGACACCTTCCTGCAGCAGCACCTGGGCTCCATCTGGAAGAACTTCAATGACAGCTTGCACAGTCTGTCCCAGGCAGTAAGGAACCTGTCCCTGGATGTAGCGGCCAACCGCCAGGCCATCCAAAAGGTTCAGGAGGACGTGGTGGCCAGAGCTGATGTCCAAGAGCTTGGGGCCAAGTTCGAGGTCAAGGTGCAGGAGAATGCCCAGCGGGTCAGGCAGCTGCAGCAGGCGGTGGAGGAGCACCTGTATGCCCAGCTCCAGTCCCTGCGCCACTCGCTCTCCGAGTTCCAGACCGACGTGGACGCCAGGCTGAAGTGGCTACACAAGGCCCAGGAGTCCCGGGGAAGCCATGGCGGCCTGGAGGCGGCTGCCAAGCCGGAGCCCGACAGCTtgcatgccaggctgggccagttgcAGCGGAACCTGTCGGAGCTGCACGCGGCCCTGGGCCGCagggaggaggagctgcagggcACCCTGGGGGACATGAGTGCCACCTTGGCCCAGCACAGCGAAGAGATCAAGGAGCTATACTCAGAGTCGGACGAGACCTTCGACCAGATCAGCAGGGTGGAGCGGCAGGTGGAGGAGCTGCAGGTGAACCACACGGCGCTGCGCGAGCTACGAATAATCCTGATGGAGAAGTCGCTCATCATGGAGGAGAACaaggaggagctggagcagcagctcaTGGAGCTCAACGTCacgctgcagcagctgcagggcgGCCAGGCCGACCTCCTCAAGTACGCCAAGGACTGCAACTGCCAGCGGCTCTACCTGGACCTCGACGTCATCCGGGAAGACCAGAAGGGCACCACGCGAGCCCTGGAGGAGGCGCAGCTGAGCCTGGACGAGCAGCGCCGGCTGGACAGCTCTTCGCTGCAGGCCCTAAGCAGCGCCGTGGACGCTGTGGCACAGGCCATGGACGCGCGCAAGGCCGAGGGCGAGCAGGCGCGCGCCGACCGAGCGCGGCTCCGGAGCCAGCTGCAGGCAGTGCACGGCGAGGTGGGCGCgttgcaggcagctgctggccCTCTGCGCGCCGAGGTGCAGCGGCTGCACAGCGCCTTCGCCGCGCTGCTGCAGGACGCGCTGCGCCACGAGGCCGTGCTGGCCGCCCTCTTCGGGGAGGACGCGCTCGAAAGGCTGACGGAGGACGAGGCCAACCCGCTGCCTCTGCGCTACGAGCATATCCGCACTGGCCTGCAGGACGCTGCCAGCGGGCTACAGGAGCAGGCGCTCGCCTGGCATGCTCTGGCGGCCCAAGTGGCCACCCTGGAGCAGCTGGTGAAGCAGCGCCTGGAGCCCCCTCAGGACACCCTCCCGGAAGAGGCTGGTGCTGcgaccctggcccagctccagggccTGATGACCGAGGTCATGTCCCAAGTCAATAGCCTCCAGCACTGCTGCGAAGCCCCCGGGGCCGCCCCCTTCAACAGCTCACTGCAAGGTCTCTCCAGTGTGCTGTCAGCCACGCAGCACGACCTGCAGCAGCACCGGCAGCTCTTCCACCGGCTGTTTGACAACTTCCAGGAGCTCCTGGACACCAACGTCAGCTTGGACCTGAGCAAGCTGCAGGCCTTGGTGAGcaggaaagagaggaagcagcagaaaggcCTGGACGGCTCCCGGAAGAGGGACAAGAAGCAGGTGCAGCCCTGGGCGGATGCAGGCGCCCCAGTGCCCATGCCGAGGGGCCCAGGTGGGCTCTGGGGGACAG GCTCCCCTGTGGCTTTCTATGCCAGCTCTTCCCAAGGGGCCACTGCCCCACAGATGGTGGCATTTGACGTGACATCCATCAACTTCGGCGGTGGCTACCTGCCCCAGCATGGCTACTTCATGGCACCTGAACATGGCATCTACCTGCTGGTGGTGAGCGTTGAATTCGGCCCCGGTCCGGGGACCGGGCTGCTGGTGCCGGGTGGCTCCGGCAGGACCCCAGTCTCCATTGCCAAGCAGAGGGATGATGGAAGTGCTGCCACCACCTTGGCCTTGCTGGAGCTACAGAAGGGCGAGAGGGTGTGGCTTGAGCTGACCCAGGGCTCCATCACCCCGGGCACCCAGGGCACTACCTTTGGCGGCTTCCTGCtgttcaggacttga